A region from the Bacteroidota bacterium genome encodes:
- a CDS encoding glutamate--tRNA ligase, whose product MTKRVRVRFAPSPTGPLHIGGVRTAIFNYLFAKKHAGDFILRIEDTDQNRYVPGAEEYIIQALHWLGIDPNEGIEQGGQFGPYRQSERKTIYKQYADQLIQKGHAYYAFDTSEELDLMRELLQSEKNPVQQYNAITRINMKNSLTLSSQIVEQKLSNKEPYVIRLKLPDDEVITFNDTVLGEFNFHSSQLDDKILFKSDGMPTYHLANVVDDHLMQITHVIRGSEWTNSTPSHILLYKYFGWEKEMPLFSHLPLLLKPDGKGKLSKRDGDRLGFPVFPLDWVNSDTYEKSSGFREAGYFPEAFLNFLVLLGWNPGINQEIFTKEQLIQLFSLDRIGKSGSKFDLEKAKWFNHQYLQKKSSIEIASIFSTILEEKGINSIEFPILKIIDLIKDRATFISDFWELTHYFFQAPISYDPQIIKKRWKEDTPQMLEEIILLISNIQEFNPIALESAFKQHIEEKQYNMGQVLNTLRLSLVGSSQGPSVFEIAHILTADETVRRIRKAIQQIN is encoded by the coding sequence ATGACTAAAAGAGTACGTGTAAGATTTGCTCCAAGCCCGACTGGACCTTTACATATTGGTGGTGTTAGAACTGCAATATTTAATTATTTATTTGCTAAAAAGCATGCTGGGGACTTTATTCTAAGAATTGAAGATACAGATCAAAACAGATACGTTCCGGGAGCGGAAGAATACATTATCCAAGCTTTACATTGGCTTGGAATTGATCCTAATGAAGGAATAGAGCAAGGCGGTCAATTTGGTCCCTATCGCCAATCAGAACGTAAAACCATATATAAACAATATGCAGATCAATTAATACAAAAGGGTCATGCATACTATGCTTTTGATACCTCCGAAGAGCTAGACCTAATGCGTGAACTACTACAAAGTGAGAAGAATCCAGTTCAGCAATACAACGCAATTACGCGTATAAATATGAAAAACTCATTAACCCTTTCATCTCAAATTGTTGAACAAAAACTTTCTAATAAAGAGCCTTATGTTATAAGATTAAAACTACCTGATGATGAGGTTATAACTTTTAATGATACGGTTTTGGGTGAATTTAATTTTCATTCCTCTCAATTAGATGACAAGATTTTATTTAAATCCGATGGAATGCCAACTTATCATCTAGCTAACGTTGTCGACGATCATTTAATGCAAATTACCCATGTTATACGAGGCTCAGAATGGACAAATTCTACCCCTTCACATATTTTACTATATAAGTACTTTGGCTGGGAGAAAGAAATGCCTCTCTTCTCACATCTGCCACTTTTACTTAAACCGGACGGAAAAGGTAAATTAAGTAAGCGTGACGGTGATCGTTTAGGATTTCCAGTATTTCCCTTAGATTGGGTTAATTCAGACACTTACGAAAAATCTTCAGGCTTCCGTGAAGCCGGTTATTTTCCGGAAGCTTTTTTAAACTTTTTGGTATTACTCGGTTGGAATCCTGGTATCAATCAGGAAATATTTACTAAAGAACAACTAATACAATTATTTAGTCTTGATCGTATAGGTAAATCAGGTTCAAAATTTGATCTGGAGAAAGCTAAATGGTTTAATCATCAGTACTTACAAAAAAAATCCAGTATAGAAATAGCTTCTATTTTTTCAACAATCTTAGAGGAAAAAGGCATCAACTCAATTGAATTTCCAATCCTAAAAATAATAGATCTTATCAAAGATCGGGCAACTTTCATATCAGATTTTTGGGAGCTGACCCATTACTTTTTCCAAGCACCAATTAGCTATGATCCACAAATTATTAAGAAACGCTGGAAAGAGGATACCCCACAAATGTTAGAAGAAATAATACTACTCATATCAAACATACAAGAATTCAATCCAATTGCCTTAGAGAGTGCTTTTAAACAACATATTGAGGAAAAACAATATAATATGGGACAAGTGTTGAATACATTAAGATTGTCTTTAGTTGGCTCATCTCAAGGTCCATCAGTGTTTGAAATAGCCCATATTCTAACTGCAGATGAGACAGTTAGGAGAATTAGAAAAGCAATTCAACAAATAAATTAG